The following are encoded together in the Bradyrhizobium genosp. L genome:
- a CDS encoding quinone oxidoreductase family protein — translation MPPALQADRHSVDARCVRLLAKAETAAAVAPVVETHALSRAADDLLIEVKAAAVNPSDVKAATGLMPYAVFPRTSGRDYAGVVIDGPAGWPGREVFGSSGDLGIRRDGTHATHLVVEADAVVEKPAGISWDEAAGIGVPFVTAMEGLRRAGLPKQGETVLVMGVNGKVGQAAVQIASWHGARVIGVVRKNEPYEGHTNAPVDVIDASAADVATRVRELTGGKGADIVYNTVGDPYFQAAHKSLALRGRQILIAAVDRIVQFNILEFYRGQHTYVGIDTLALSSVATGAVLRELASGFANRYLKPFPINPKAIYPLEQAKAAFVAVAGSSRDRVILRP, via the coding sequence ATGCCGCCCGCCCTGCAAGCAGACCGCCACTCCGTCGACGCGCGTTGCGTACGTCTGTTGGCGAAGGCCGAGACCGCGGCGGCGGTGGCGCCGGTGGTCGAGACCCATGCGCTGTCGCGGGCGGCCGACGACCTGCTCATCGAGGTCAAGGCTGCCGCGGTCAATCCGTCCGACGTGAAGGCGGCGACCGGGCTGATGCCCTATGCCGTGTTCCCGCGCACCTCCGGCCGCGACTACGCCGGTGTCGTGATCGACGGTCCCGCGGGCTGGCCTGGGCGCGAGGTGTTCGGCTCGTCCGGCGACCTCGGCATCCGCCGCGACGGCACCCATGCCACGCATCTCGTGGTCGAGGCCGACGCGGTGGTGGAGAAGCCAGCCGGTATCTCCTGGGATGAAGCCGCCGGCATCGGCGTGCCCTTCGTCACCGCGATGGAAGGCCTGCGCCGCGCCGGGCTACCGAAGCAAGGCGAGACCGTGCTCGTGATGGGCGTCAACGGCAAGGTCGGCCAGGCCGCGGTGCAGATCGCGAGCTGGCACGGCGCGCGGGTGATCGGCGTCGTCCGCAAGAACGAGCCCTACGAGGGTCATACCAACGCGCCAGTGGACGTGATCGATGCCTCCGCCGCCGATGTCGCGACTCGGGTGCGCGAGCTGACCGGCGGCAAGGGCGCCGACATCGTCTACAACACGGTCGGCGATCCCTATTTCCAGGCTGCACACAAATCGCTGGCGTTGCGCGGCCGGCAGATCCTGATCGCGGCGGTCGACCGCATCGTGCAGTTCAACATCCTCGAATTCTATCGCGGTCAGCATACCTATGTCGGCATCGATACGCTGGCGCTGTCGTCGGTCGCCACCGGCGCGGTGCTGCGTGAACTCGCGTCCGGATTTGCGAACCGATACCTGAAGCCGTTCCCGATCAATCCAAAGGCGATCTATCCGTTGGAGCAGGCCAAGGCAGCATTCGTAGCCGTAGCCGGCTCATCGCGCGACCGCGTGATTTTGCGGCCATGA
- a CDS encoding bifunctional alpha/beta hydrolase/OsmC family protein, whose translation MPHERFQFTGVGGHQLAAALDTPDGPIKAYALFAHCFTCGKDVLAAKRIAVALAAKGIATLRFDFTGLGSSEGDFANSTFSSNVADLVRAADHLRETRQAPALLIGHSLGGAAILAAAGQIPEAKAVATIAAPSDPAHVTHFFKDRIEDIRAQGEVEVSLAGRPFRIKREFLDDVAEQTLMTQVKQLHKALLVMHSPTDDTVGIDNATNIFIAAKHPKSFVSLAGADHLLSGKQDAAYVADVIGAWAERYVDLSAAQPAASSEAAPRNVVVQETRNGKFQQIVTSGPHRLLADEPVAVGGQDSGPGPYDFLLTALGACTSMTMRMYADRKSLPVDRITVTLQHNKIYARDCEECETREGMLDQIDRVIKIEGALDADQRKRLMEIADKCPVHKTLTSEVRIVTKAAE comes from the coding sequence GTGCCGCACGAACGCTTTCAATTCACCGGTGTGGGCGGCCATCAGCTTGCCGCAGCCCTTGATACGCCCGACGGCCCGATCAAGGCGTATGCGCTGTTCGCGCACTGCTTCACCTGCGGCAAGGACGTGCTGGCGGCCAAGCGCATCGCGGTGGCGCTGGCGGCAAAGGGCATTGCGACGCTGCGCTTCGATTTCACCGGTCTCGGCTCCAGCGAGGGTGATTTCGCCAACTCGACCTTCTCGTCCAACGTTGCCGACCTGGTCCGCGCCGCCGACCATTTGCGCGAGACGCGGCAGGCGCCTGCGCTCCTGATCGGCCACAGCCTCGGCGGGGCCGCGATCCTCGCGGCCGCTGGCCAAATTCCCGAGGCGAAGGCGGTCGCCACCATCGCCGCGCCCTCCGATCCCGCCCATGTCACGCATTTCTTCAAGGACCGGATCGAGGACATCCGCGCGCAGGGTGAAGTCGAGGTGTCGCTCGCCGGCCGCCCGTTCCGCATCAAGCGCGAATTCCTCGATGACGTCGCCGAGCAGACCCTGATGACGCAGGTGAAACAGCTGCACAAGGCGCTGCTGGTGATGCACTCGCCGACCGACGACACCGTCGGTATCGACAACGCCACCAACATCTTCATCGCGGCGAAGCATCCCAAGAGCTTCGTCTCGCTCGCCGGCGCCGACCATCTGCTGAGCGGCAAGCAGGACGCCGCCTATGTCGCCGACGTCATCGGCGCCTGGGCCGAGCGCTATGTCGATCTCTCGGCGGCACAGCCGGCAGCGAGCAGCGAGGCCGCCCCGCGCAACGTCGTGGTGCAGGAGACCCGCAACGGCAAGTTCCAGCAGATCGTCACGTCGGGCCCGCACCGCCTGCTGGCCGACGAGCCGGTCGCGGTCGGAGGCCAGGATAGCGGCCCCGGGCCGTATGATTTCCTGCTCACCGCGCTCGGCGCCTGCACCTCGATGACGATGCGGATGTATGCCGACCGCAAGTCGCTGCCGGTCGACCGCATCACCGTGACGCTCCAGCACAACAAGATCTATGCGAGAGACTGCGAGGAATGCGAAACGCGCGAAGGCATGCTCGATCAGATCGACCGCGTCATCAAGATCGAGGGTGCACTCGACGCCGACCAGCGCAAGCGGCTGATGGAGATCGCCGACAAGTGCCCGGTGCACAAGACGCTGACGTCGGAGGTCCGGATCGTCACCAAGGCCGCGGAGTAA
- a CDS encoding PLP-dependent aminotransferase family protein, with protein MILAELLTLKRSDDAALVAQLTQQLRALMASGRIRSGAVLPSSRSLSAELDVSRNTVTHAYEQLAAEGYLSVAARRRPVVADDIQQRFAKAAPAPKRAPKSETRRDAVRKPVLSPWAAKLSETDWPLSYQAEFRPLRPGLADAREFPHQIWARCLRRSALRRRFNDQTVVNRPSLREALRDYLEINRGVHAEAEQILILPAAQAALTLIAASTVVPNDTVWTEDPGYPGAAAAFRAAGADVVGVRLDRWGMTRVGETQPPKLIFATPSHQHPTGRVMPVARRSELLAVAEPGKTWIVEDDYDGEFHYDSRPMPALQGLDREGCVLYLGTFAKAMTADIRIGYLVVPSQLAKTMEIAQRHLGLVASVHVQEALADFMTDGHFLAHLRRMRRLYRSRRDHLAAALARHLGGVLAPEIPPGGMQLVARFKDGASDRNAVTRLVAAGVEVRALSSLALERPRDVGLLLGFAAWRENEIGAAVRIMANCLTTKRAARG; from the coding sequence ATGATCCTCGCCGAATTGCTCACGCTGAAGCGGTCGGACGATGCCGCGCTGGTGGCGCAGCTCACCCAGCAGCTGCGCGCGCTGATGGCGAGTGGCCGGATCAGGAGCGGGGCCGTGCTGCCGTCGAGCCGCAGCCTGTCCGCCGAGCTCGATGTGTCACGCAACACCGTCACGCATGCCTATGAACAACTGGCGGCCGAAGGCTATCTCAGTGTTGCCGCACGGCGGCGTCCGGTGGTGGCGGACGATATCCAGCAGCGCTTCGCCAAGGCGGCGCCGGCGCCAAAACGTGCGCCAAAATCCGAGACAAGACGCGATGCTGTTCGCAAGCCTGTGCTGTCGCCATGGGCCGCAAAACTCTCCGAGACGGATTGGCCGCTGTCGTATCAGGCCGAATTCCGGCCGCTCCGTCCCGGCCTCGCGGACGCCCGAGAATTTCCGCACCAGATCTGGGCGCGGTGTCTGCGCCGCAGCGCGCTGCGGCGCCGCTTCAACGACCAGACCGTGGTCAACCGGCCGAGCCTCCGCGAAGCGTTGCGCGATTATCTCGAGATCAACCGCGGTGTGCACGCCGAGGCGGAGCAGATCCTGATCCTGCCGGCGGCGCAGGCTGCGCTGACATTGATCGCCGCATCGACCGTGGTGCCCAACGATACGGTCTGGACCGAGGATCCCGGCTACCCCGGCGCCGCGGCGGCGTTTCGCGCGGCCGGCGCCGATGTCGTCGGCGTCAGGCTTGACCGATGGGGCATGACGCGGGTGGGCGAGACGCAGCCGCCAAAGCTTATCTTCGCGACGCCGTCGCATCAGCATCCGACCGGACGCGTGATGCCGGTGGCGCGTCGCAGCGAATTGTTGGCCGTTGCCGAGCCTGGCAAGACCTGGATCGTCGAGGACGATTACGACGGCGAGTTTCACTATGACAGCCGGCCGATGCCTGCACTGCAGGGGCTCGATCGCGAGGGATGCGTGCTCTATCTCGGGACGTTTGCGAAAGCGATGACCGCCGATATCCGCATCGGCTATCTCGTGGTGCCGTCTCAGCTCGCGAAGACGATGGAGATCGCGCAGCGCCATCTCGGGCTGGTCGCCTCGGTGCATGTCCAGGAGGCGCTGGCCGATTTCATGACCGACGGGCATTTCCTCGCGCATCTCAGGCGGATGCGGCGGCTCTACCGGTCGCGCCGGGATCATCTCGCCGCGGCGCTGGCGCGACACCTCGGCGGGGTGCTTGCGCCGGAGATCCCGCCGGGTGGGATGCAGCTCGTCGCCCGGTTCAAGGATGGGGCATCGGACCGAAACGCGGTGACGCGGCTGGTTGCGGCCGGTGTCGAGGTTCGCGCGCTGTCGAGCCTGGCGCTGGAGCGGCCGCGCGACGTCGGCCTGCTGCTCGGCTTCGCGGCCTGGCGTGAGAACGAGATCGGCGCCGCGGTCCGGATTATGGCGAACTGCCTGACCACCAAGCGCGCGGCGCGTGGGTAG
- a CDS encoding MFS transporter: MSEQIAPASDRLDVHDVERRIKSIFIGSVGNLVEWYDFYAYTAFALYFAPAFFPHSDPVVQQLNVAVLFAATFLMRPLGGWLFGFIADRYGRRLSLTLSVVCMCFGSLIIAVTPTYATIGFAAPAILALARVIEGLSLGGEYGASATYLSEVADPKHRGFYSSFQYVTLIGGQLTAIIVLLLLQKVFLTPDELKAWGWRIPFVIGAGLAIIAAVMRRGLHETEAFEEAKKVSKPTGSIVGLLNYPRELLLVVGLTAGGTAAFYTFTTYMQTFVKLSVGLTEDQTTFVIFGSLIFATFLQPIYGALSDRIGRKPLLIFFGVVGTLATVPILTALKDTKSPFVAFLLICGAWIFVAGYTSINAIVKAELFPTNVRALGVGLPYAITVSIFGGTAPAVALAFKSAGHEDYFYYYLSGMIFLSLLIYATMRDTKHESAMHRHE, encoded by the coding sequence ATGTCCGAACAAATCGCACCCGCGAGCGATCGTCTCGACGTCCACGACGTCGAGCGGCGGATCAAGTCGATCTTCATCGGTTCGGTCGGCAATCTCGTCGAATGGTATGATTTCTACGCCTATACAGCGTTCGCGTTGTATTTCGCGCCGGCGTTCTTCCCGCACAGCGACCCGGTGGTACAGCAGCTCAATGTCGCGGTGCTGTTCGCCGCGACCTTCCTGATGCGGCCGCTCGGCGGTTGGCTGTTCGGCTTCATCGCCGACCGCTATGGCCGGCGGCTGTCGCTGACCCTGTCGGTCGTCTGCATGTGCTTCGGCTCGCTGATCATCGCGGTGACGCCGACCTACGCCACCATCGGCTTCGCCGCGCCCGCGATCCTGGCGCTGGCCCGCGTGATCGAGGGACTGAGCCTGGGCGGCGAATACGGCGCCAGCGCCACCTATCTCAGCGAGGTGGCGGATCCCAAGCACCGCGGCTTCTATTCCAGCTTCCAGTACGTCACGCTGATCGGTGGCCAGCTCACCGCCATCATCGTGCTGTTGCTGCTGCAGAAGGTGTTCTTGACGCCGGACGAGCTGAAGGCCTGGGGCTGGCGCATTCCGTTCGTGATCGGCGCCGGGCTTGCGATCATTGCCGCCGTGATGCGACGCGGACTGCATGAGACCGAGGCGTTCGAGGAGGCCAAGAAGGTCAGCAAGCCGACCGGCTCGATCGTGGGGCTCTTGAACTATCCGCGCGAATTGCTGCTGGTGGTCGGACTCACCGCCGGCGGCACCGCGGCGTTCTACACCTTCACCACCTATATGCAGACCTTCGTCAAGCTCTCGGTCGGGCTGACCGAGGACCAGACCACGTTCGTGATCTTCGGGTCGCTGATCTTCGCAACCTTCCTGCAGCCGATCTATGGCGCGCTCTCCGACCGTATCGGCCGCAAGCCGCTGCTGATCTTCTTCGGCGTCGTCGGCACGCTGGCGACGGTGCCGATTCTGACCGCGCTGAAGGACACCAAGTCGCCCTTCGTCGCCTTCCTCCTGATCTGCGGCGCCTGGATCTTCGTCGCCGGCTATACCTCGATCAACGCGATCGTGAAGGCCGAGCTGTTTCCGACCAACGTCCGCGCGCTCGGCGTCGGCCTGCCCTATGCCATCACCGTGTCGATCTTCGGCGGTACCGCGCCCGCGGTGGCGCTGGCTTTCAAGAGCGCCGGCCACGAGGACTACTTCTATTACTACCTCAGCGGCATGATCTTCCTGTCGCTCCTGATCTATGCGACCATGCGCGACACCAAGCATGAATCCGCGATGCATCGCCACGAGTAA
- a CDS encoding ISNCY family transposase gives MRFSDLLERTEAKELTQEAASEVLGISVRTFQRWAERFEAEGDAGLVDRRMGRRSPRRAPEEELERMLGLFRDKYADFTVKHFHEQLQKRHDYMLGYTVTKLALHAAGLVRKAPKRSAHRKKRPRRPLRGMLLHQDGSRHVWIEGLPASDLIVTMDDATSEVYSMVLVEEEGTASTFQALREVIGEHGLFCALYTDRGSHYFLTPKAGEKVSKTQQTQVGRALSHLGIEHIAAYSPQARGRSERLFGTLQDRLPKELRLAGITTVEAANAWLKAHYIAGHNAAFAIKPEQEGSAFVADRHEAWREALCVIEERTVANDNTVAWNGRRLQLPQSRLRPHFVKAVVRLHEYPDGTLSVFLGPHRLAMFSADGQQISPDAPQPGSVLAAVKDKPWRARKRASLTAPARAAVETARVGAEKPAASRTKKPTRRAKTAATAVA, from the coding sequence ATGCGGTTTTCAGATTTGCTGGAGCGTACGGAGGCCAAGGAGCTGACGCAGGAGGCGGCGTCGGAGGTTCTGGGGATCAGCGTAAGGACCTTTCAACGCTGGGCGGAGCGCTTTGAGGCGGAGGGCGATGCCGGGCTTGTCGACCGGCGGATGGGTCGGCGATCGCCGAGACGGGCGCCGGAGGAGGAACTGGAGCGGATGCTGGGGCTGTTCCGGGACAAGTACGCGGACTTCACGGTGAAGCATTTCCACGAGCAGCTGCAAAAGCGGCATGACTACATGCTGGGCTATACGGTGACCAAGCTGGCCTTGCACGCAGCCGGGTTGGTGCGGAAGGCGCCGAAGCGTTCGGCGCACCGCAAGAAGCGCCCCCGCCGGCCGCTTCGGGGCATGCTGCTGCATCAGGACGGATCGCGCCACGTCTGGATCGAGGGTCTGCCCGCGAGCGACCTGATCGTCACGATGGACGATGCGACCAGCGAGGTCTACTCGATGGTCCTGGTCGAGGAAGAAGGAACGGCCTCGACCTTCCAGGCCCTGCGCGAAGTGATTGGCGAGCATGGCCTGTTCTGCGCGCTCTACACCGACCGCGGCAGCCATTATTTCCTGACCCCAAAAGCTGGCGAGAAGGTCTCGAAGACGCAACAAACCCAGGTGGGACGGGCCTTGTCGCATCTTGGGATCGAGCATATCGCAGCCTATTCGCCGCAGGCGCGCGGGCGCTCCGAGCGGCTGTTCGGCACGTTGCAGGACCGGCTGCCGAAGGAGCTGCGGCTTGCCGGGATCACGACGGTTGAGGCTGCCAATGCGTGGCTGAAGGCGCATTACATCGCCGGGCACAACGCCGCCTTTGCGATCAAGCCCGAACAGGAAGGCAGTGCATTCGTGGCCGACCGGCATGAGGCCTGGCGCGAGGCGCTGTGCGTGATCGAGGAGCGAACCGTCGCCAACGATAACACCGTTGCATGGAACGGTCGGCGGTTGCAGTTGCCGCAGAGCCGGCTCAGGCCGCACTTCGTCAAGGCCGTGGTGCGCCTCCATGAGTATCCCGATGGCACCCTCAGCGTGTTCCTCGGGCCGCATCGGTTGGCGATGTTCAGCGCCGACGGACAGCAGATCAGCCCCGACGCGCCCCAGCCTGGCAGCGTGCTCGCAGCCGTCAAGGACAAGCCCTGGCGGGCGCGCAAGCGCGCGTCCTTGACCGCTCCTGCGCGCGCCGCCGTCGAGACAGCGCGGGTCGGGGCGGAGAAACCGGCTGCAAGTCGAACAAAGAAACCCACCCGCAGGGCTAAAACCGCCGCAACAGCCGTGGCATGA
- a CDS encoding cytochrome P450 — MSDSPSASYLPEHPPVTDWVNDFDHTDPVWTEDPFPIWETLRATSPMVRTERFLGCYLPTTYQAVKEIAYDTEHFSSRRVIVRDVRPDITARAPPITSDPPEHKPAKQVLLPPFTPDAMKRLEPRVRAICNELIDEFIDDGGCDAAARYTKNIPVRAIAHMLGIPEKDGDLFIKWIHQILELGIKDDNELMSGVREMTGYFMAHLEQRKREPGDDLISQLLRAKGPGGQALTDEHVLGSLRLLLIAGIDTTWSAIGSSLWHLARTPSDRERLIAQPELMPTAIEEFLRAFSPVTMAREVMKETTISGCPVKAGNMVLLSFPAANRDPAMFPDADKVVIDRKENRHAAFGLGIHRCVGSNLARMEMQVAIEEWLKRIPDFRLDPAGKVTWSEGTVRGPRQLPILFGKSG; from the coding sequence ATGTCCGATTCCCCGTCCGCAAGCTATCTGCCCGAGCATCCCCCGGTCACCGACTGGGTCAATGATTTCGACCACACCGATCCGGTCTGGACCGAAGATCCGTTTCCGATCTGGGAGACGCTGCGCGCGACCTCTCCCATGGTGCGGACCGAGCGCTTCCTCGGCTGCTACCTGCCGACCACCTATCAGGCGGTGAAGGAGATCGCCTACGACACCGAGCATTTCTCCTCGCGCCGCGTCATCGTGCGCGACGTCCGCCCCGACATCACCGCGCGCGCGCCGCCGATCACCTCCGATCCACCGGAGCACAAACCAGCCAAGCAGGTCTTGCTGCCGCCGTTCACGCCGGACGCGATGAAGCGGCTCGAGCCGCGGGTGCGCGCGATCTGCAACGAGCTGATCGACGAGTTCATCGATGACGGCGGCTGCGACGCCGCGGCCCGCTACACCAAGAACATTCCGGTGCGCGCCATCGCGCACATGCTCGGCATCCCCGAGAAGGACGGCGACCTCTTCATCAAATGGATCCACCAGATCCTCGAGCTCGGCATCAAAGACGACAACGAGTTGATGAGCGGCGTGCGCGAGATGACCGGCTACTTCATGGCCCATCTCGAGCAGCGCAAGCGAGAGCCGGGCGACGATCTGATCTCGCAGCTGCTGCGGGCGAAGGGCCCCGGCGGGCAAGCGCTCACCGACGAACACGTGCTCGGCTCCCTGCGGCTGCTTCTGATCGCCGGCATCGATACCACCTGGAGCGCAATCGGCTCATCGCTCTGGCATCTCGCCCGGACGCCGTCGGATCGCGAGCGCCTGATCGCGCAACCCGAACTGATGCCTACTGCGATCGAGGAATTCTTGCGCGCCTTTTCTCCGGTGACGATGGCGCGCGAGGTGATGAAGGAGACGACGATCTCCGGCTGCCCGGTCAAGGCGGGCAACATGGTGCTGCTGTCGTTCCCCGCCGCGAACCGCGATCCCGCAATGTTCCCCGACGCCGACAAGGTGGTGATCGACCGCAAGGAGAACCGCCACGCCGCCTTCGGTCTCGGCATCCATCGCTGCGTCGGCTCCAATTTGGCACGGATGGAGATGCAGGTTGCGATCGAGGAATGGTTGAAACGGATTCCGGACTTCCGCCTCGACCCGGCCGGCAAGGTCACCTGGTCGGAAGGCACCGTGCGCGGCCCGCGTCAACTGCCGATTCTGTTCGGCAAAAGCGGCTGA
- a CDS encoding sulfite oxidase-like oxidoreductase, which yields MTDEPPADSKLTQSKQRWAREGKFLTGRHARPEEARLPPGQHLTRDWPVLDLGMLPNVTQARWRLDVYGAVEQTIYWSWAEFIAQRQTQFVSDIHCVTTWSRYDNQWEGLATRDLLAACRPRDEARFVVLHCYDGYTTNLPLEDFAAEDALLAHSWSGQPLEQEHGGPVRLVVPHLYFWKSAKWLQRIEFVSEDAPGFWEVRGYHNRGDPWAEQRYSGD from the coding sequence ATGACCGACGAGCCGCCCGCCGACAGCAAACTGACGCAGAGCAAGCAACGCTGGGCGCGCGAGGGCAAATTCCTCACCGGCAGGCACGCCCGCCCCGAGGAAGCGCGCCTGCCGCCCGGCCAGCATCTGACCCGGGACTGGCCGGTGCTCGACCTCGGAATGCTGCCCAACGTCACGCAGGCGCGCTGGCGGCTCGACGTCTATGGCGCGGTCGAGCAGACAATCTACTGGAGCTGGGCGGAGTTCATCGCACAAAGGCAGACGCAGTTCGTCTCCGACATCCACTGCGTCACGACCTGGTCGCGCTACGACAATCAGTGGGAAGGGCTCGCCACGCGCGACCTGCTCGCTGCCTGCCGGCCGCGCGACGAGGCGCGCTTCGTCGTGCTGCATTGCTATGACGGCTATACGACAAACCTGCCACTCGAGGACTTTGCCGCCGAGGACGCGCTGCTCGCGCATAGCTGGTCGGGCCAGCCGCTCGAGCAGGAGCATGGCGGGCCGGTGCGGCTCGTGGTGCCGCATCTCTATTTTTGGAAGAGCGCAAAATGGCTGCAACGCATCGAATTCGTGAGCGAGGATGCGCCGGGGTTCTGGGAGGTGCGCGGCTATCACAATCGCGGTGATCCCTGGGCCGAACAGCGCTATTCTGGCGACTGA
- a CDS encoding YeeE/YedE family protein: MDPATIVILAALIIGLIYGSIGLVSGFCMMSSLRGWWADGDGRLVRTYALAMGIAIAASQLLAAAGLVDLGKSIYLQPSFSAPVMFLGGLLFGYGMVLSNGCGSRALVLLGRGNLRSFVVVIVLGIFAEMTLKGLIAPARIAMVQASQATVAANSLPVLLASAGLGAASARMVAAAVLAAALIIFAFSHTSFRKSPGQIAAGLIVGLLVAGGWYATGYLGADDFNPTPVTSLTFIAPIADALQYIMLSTGSTLNFGIVTVFGVFAGSLLTALVTGRFQLEGYRSPQHMLRSSAGAALMGVGGVMAFGCSVGQGLTGLSTLSLSSFIAIAGILLGTGAGLRGALRVRPLAAA, from the coding sequence ATGGACCCCGCCACCATCGTCATCCTCGCCGCCCTGATCATCGGCCTGATCTATGGCTCGATCGGGCTTGTCAGCGGCTTTTGCATGATGAGCAGCCTGCGCGGCTGGTGGGCGGACGGCGACGGTCGGCTGGTGCGTACCTACGCGTTGGCGATGGGGATTGCGATCGCGGCCTCGCAACTGCTTGCCGCCGCGGGTCTGGTCGATCTCGGCAAGTCGATCTACCTGCAGCCGTCGTTCTCGGCACCGGTGATGTTCCTCGGCGGGCTGTTGTTCGGTTACGGCATGGTGCTGTCGAACGGCTGCGGCTCGCGCGCGCTGGTGCTGCTCGGACGCGGCAATCTGCGCTCCTTCGTGGTCGTGATCGTGCTCGGCATCTTTGCCGAGATGACGCTGAAGGGCCTGATTGCGCCGGCGCGGATCGCGATGGTGCAGGCCTCGCAGGCCACGGTCGCCGCCAATTCGCTGCCGGTGCTGCTGGCGAGCGCAGGCCTCGGCGCCGCGTCGGCGCGGATGGTCGCGGCCGCCGTGCTCGCGGCCGCTCTGATCATCTTCGCGTTTTCGCACACGTCATTCCGCAAGTCGCCCGGACAGATCGCGGCCGGCCTGATCGTCGGCCTGCTGGTGGCGGGTGGCTGGTACGCGACCGGCTATCTCGGCGCCGATGATTTCAACCCGACGCCGGTGACCTCGCTTACCTTCATCGCGCCGATCGCCGATGCGCTGCAATACATCATGCTGTCGACCGGCTCGACGCTGAATTTCGGCATCGTCACCGTGTTCGGCGTGTTCGCCGGCAGTCTTCTGACCGCGCTCGTCACCGGGCGCTTCCAGCTCGAAGGCTACCGGTCGCCGCAGCACATGCTGCGCTCGTCAGCCGGCGCCGCGCTGATGGGCGTGGGCGGCGTGATGGCGTTCGGCTGCTCGGTCGGGCAGGGCCTGACCGGATTGTCGACGCTGTCGCTGTCATCCTTCATCGCGATCGCCGGCATCCTGCTCGGCACCGGCGCCGGCCTGCGCGGCGCCTTGCGGGTCAGGCCGCTCGCGGCGGCCTAA
- a CDS encoding ferredoxin, whose product MSKLRIRVDQDKCQGHARCKSLAPELFELDEYGNAHEAGDGSVPAGLEDKAWLAQTNCPEIAIEVTEE is encoded by the coding sequence ATGTCCAAGCTCAGAATCCGCGTCGACCAGGACAAATGCCAGGGTCACGCCCGCTGCAAATCGCTCGCCCCTGAACTGTTCGAGCTCGACGAATACGGCAACGCCCATGAAGCCGGCGACGGCTCGGTGCCCGCCGGGCTCGAGGACAAGGCCTGGCTTGCGCAGACCAATTGCCCGGAAATCGCGATCGAAGTCACCGAGGAATAA
- a CDS encoding DMT family transporter: MNQSLAPAKAAALFIVVVVAWGINWSVTKSLVQAVPPLWTASIRSWIALAALLVILRASGNLIVPRLADVPVVLSVALLHMTFFSVLVAAGLRYLPASKGIVLGYTTPLWVALAAGAVRSERLGMLKLAGVASGLAGLCVILNPASLDWSNLHVLAGAAMIILAAICWAANIIYIRSHRWVATPLQLLLWQVLVATLVLTTMALISEGPPRVTWSPHLALLFLYSGFIGTALAYWAMSMVNKSLPALTTSLGTTGTPIVGILSAALLLGEPIDLSLAIAAALIVGGIALSSLADAPARA; encoded by the coding sequence GTGAACCAGTCGCTCGCACCAGCCAAAGCTGCCGCCCTGTTCATCGTGGTGGTGGTGGCCTGGGGCATCAATTGGTCGGTGACAAAATCGCTGGTTCAGGCGGTGCCGCCGCTGTGGACCGCATCGATCCGGAGCTGGATCGCGCTGGCCGCCCTGCTGGTGATCCTGCGCGCCAGCGGCAATCTGATCGTTCCCCGGCTCGCCGATGTCCCCGTCGTGCTCAGCGTGGCGCTGCTGCACATGACATTCTTCTCGGTGCTGGTCGCGGCCGGGCTGCGCTATTTGCCGGCGAGCAAGGGCATCGTGCTTGGTTACACCACGCCGCTCTGGGTCGCGCTGGCGGCCGGCGCCGTGCGGTCCGAACGGCTCGGCATGCTCAAGCTGGCCGGCGTCGCATCGGGACTGGCCGGCCTCTGCGTGATCCTCAACCCGGCATCGCTCGACTGGAGCAATCTGCACGTCCTGGCCGGTGCCGCCATGATCATCCTCGCCGCGATCTGCTGGGCCGCCAACATCATCTACATCCGCTCGCACCGCTGGGTCGCGACCCCGCTTCAGTTGCTGCTCTGGCAGGTGCTGGTCGCGACGCTGGTGCTGACGACGATGGCGCTGATCTCGGAAGGCCCGCCACGCGTGACTTGGTCGCCGCATCTCGCACTGCTGTTCCTGTATTCCGGCTTCATCGGGACGGCGCTGGCCTATTGGGCGATGTCCATGGTCAACAAGAGCCTGCCGGCGCTGACGACTTCGCTCGGTACGACGGGAACGCCGATCGTCGGCATCCTGAGTGCAGCGCTCCTTCTCGGCGAGCCGATCGATCTCTCGCTGGCGATCGCCGCCGCATTGATCGTCGGCGGCATCGCGCTCAGCTCGCTCGCGGATGCGCCGGCGCGTGCGTAA